A single genomic interval of Nonomuraea rubra harbors:
- a CDS encoding GTP cyclohydrolase IIa yields MTPDLTIGVVGPHDLVERVMLMGHAAAPLPCRLVAAAYRDEQEAPDKVTRLGPGVDACLFASPVPYDLARRSGVLTMPATYVQLGGAALVAALAKAALDTRMDPQRVSIDVVSRADVEEAYTDLGIPAGDVHSRDEPGATGTIAAYHERLARQGATTGALTCLPAVAERLHTAGVPVIRIRPTSAAVRTALHTAALLGAHHRLEESQLTVVLVEVPTLREPVRRAAPRYWRDELRLSLHRLLVQEANRINATVWPIDDHSYLVTATRGSIAAATDGFRVLPFAARIRDELGLAVEVGVGMGRTTHDAESHARAALARTQAGKQAQGFAVDREGRALIPAPRMPPTGATALKPKGVEVLARLAAKLEGGDTVVDAEGAGKMLGVTPRTARRLLRTLVDEGLAWPLPPNRTPQPGRPRQLYRLIVEKLGPR; encoded by the coding sequence GACACCGGACCTCACCATCGGCGTGGTCGGACCCCACGACCTGGTCGAGCGAGTCATGCTGATGGGTCACGCCGCGGCACCGCTGCCGTGTCGCCTGGTCGCGGCCGCTTACCGCGACGAGCAGGAGGCGCCCGACAAGGTGACGCGGCTCGGTCCCGGTGTCGACGCATGCCTGTTCGCCAGCCCGGTCCCCTATGACCTGGCCAGGCGATCCGGTGTGCTGACGATGCCCGCGACGTACGTGCAACTCGGCGGAGCAGCACTGGTGGCGGCGCTGGCCAAGGCCGCGCTGGACACCCGCATGGACCCGCAACGGGTCAGCATCGACGTGGTCAGCAGGGCCGATGTCGAGGAGGCCTACACCGACCTCGGCATCCCCGCGGGGGACGTGCACAGCCGCGACGAGCCGGGCGCCACCGGCACGATCGCGGCCTACCACGAACGCCTGGCCCGGCAGGGCGCCACGACGGGAGCTCTGACGTGCCTCCCGGCGGTGGCCGAGCGCCTGCACACCGCGGGCGTGCCGGTCATCAGGATCAGGCCGACCTCCGCGGCGGTACGCACGGCGCTGCACACGGCGGCACTGCTCGGCGCGCATCACCGGCTGGAGGAGTCACAGCTCACCGTGGTGCTGGTGGAGGTGCCGACGCTGCGCGAGCCCGTACGCCGCGCCGCGCCCCGCTACTGGCGCGACGAGCTGCGGCTGTCGCTGCACCGGCTCCTGGTCCAGGAGGCGAACCGGATCAACGCCACCGTCTGGCCGATCGACGATCACAGCTACCTGGTGACCGCCACCAGGGGCTCGATCGCGGCGGCGACCGACGGGTTCAGGGTGTTGCCGTTCGCCGCCAGGATCAGGGACGAGCTGGGGCTGGCGGTCGAGGTCGGTGTGGGCATGGGGCGCACGACGCACGACGCCGAGTCGCACGCCAGGGCCGCGCTGGCCCGCACGCAGGCGGGCAAGCAGGCACAGGGCTTCGCGGTGGACCGCGAGGGGCGGGCGCTCATCCCGGCCCCGCGGATGCCGCCGACCGGGGCCACCGCACTCAAGCCGAAGGGGGTGGAGGTGCTGGCCAGACTGGCGGCCAAGCTCGAAGGCGGCGACACCGTGGTCGATGCCGAGGGCGCGGGCAAGATGCTCGGGGTCACGCCTCGCACGGCCCGGCGGTTGCTGCGCACGTTGGTTGACGAGGGACTCGCGTGGCCGCTTCCGCCGAACCGTACGCCGCAGCCCGGCCGGCCGCGCCAGCTCTACCGGCTGATCGTGGAGAAACTCGGTCCACGCTGA
- a CDS encoding rhodanese-like domain-containing protein yields the protein MSNAPAIAHFTARLSFETDVSDVAADLAASTPGLVVVDARNRESWDQGHVEGAVHLPHREIAARAESLIPKDATVVTYCWGPGCNGATRAALEFAKLGYAVKEMIGGFEYWAREGFPMETASGVTRRPVDALTAPISGAACAC from the coding sequence ATGTCGAACGCACCCGCCATCGCGCACTTCACCGCCCGCCTGTCCTTCGAGACCGACGTCTCCGACGTGGCCGCCGACCTGGCCGCCTCGACCCCCGGCCTGGTCGTGGTCGACGCGCGCAACCGGGAGAGCTGGGACCAGGGTCACGTCGAGGGCGCCGTGCACCTGCCGCACCGCGAGATCGCCGCCAGGGCGGAGTCGTTGATCCCGAAGGACGCGACGGTCGTCACGTACTGCTGGGGCCCCGGCTGCAACGGCGCCACCCGGGCCGCCCTGGAGTTCGCCAAGCTCGGTTACGCGGTCAAGGAGATGATCGGCGGCTTCGAGTACTGGGCGCGGGAGGGCTTCCCGATGGAGACCGCCTCAGGTGTCACCCGGCGCCCGGTGGACGCGCTGACGGCGCCGATCTCCGGCGCCGCATGCGCGTGCTGA
- a CDS encoding EamA family transporter, with the protein MSANAADGRRTLMVWGALGIVYVVWGSTYLGIRIAIETMPPLFHGSLRFVSAALLLAGFLLVTKGLAPFRMTLKQAGGAALVGLLLLTGGNGMVAVAEQHISSGLAALLVASVPLWLVLLRLAVRDRPAVLTLAGVLVGFGGVAALSLNGGGESAGTTGIVVILLGSVSWSIGSFLSSRIPMPPNVWTASAVEMLAGGAGLALVGATVGERFDVTAVSGRSWAALAYLVLVGSLVGFTAYTWLLGNAPISLVSTYAYVNPIVAVILGVLVVNEHVTVQIVLGGLVILIGVALVVSTERRARARAAPVAEKVAAPSG; encoded by the coding sequence ATGAGTGCAAACGCTGCTGACGGTCGCCGGACCCTCATGGTGTGGGGCGCGCTGGGGATCGTCTACGTGGTGTGGGGCTCGACGTACCTCGGCATCAGGATCGCGATCGAGACCATGCCGCCGCTGTTCCACGGCTCGCTGCGGTTCGTCTCCGCCGCCCTGCTGCTCGCCGGCTTCCTGCTGGTCACGAAGGGGCTGGCGCCCTTCAGGATGACGCTGAAGCAGGCCGGCGGCGCCGCGCTGGTCGGGCTGCTGCTGCTGACCGGCGGGAACGGCATGGTCGCCGTGGCCGAGCAGCACATCTCCAGCGGCCTGGCCGCGCTGCTCGTCGCCTCGGTGCCGCTCTGGCTGGTGCTGCTCAGGCTCGCCGTCAGGGACAGGCCGGCGGTGCTGACGCTGGCCGGGGTGCTGGTCGGGTTCGGCGGGGTGGCCGCCCTGTCGCTGAACGGCGGCGGCGAGAGCGCCGGCACGACCGGCATCGTGGTGATCCTGCTGGGCTCGGTGTCGTGGTCGATCGGCTCGTTCCTGTCGTCGCGCATCCCGATGCCGCCCAACGTGTGGACGGCCAGCGCCGTTGAGATGCTCGCCGGCGGCGCGGGGCTGGCCCTGGTCGGCGCCACCGTCGGGGAACGGTTCGACGTGACGGCCGTGTCGGGGCGCTCGTGGGCCGCGCTGGCGTACCTGGTGCTGGTGGGGTCGCTGGTCGGGTTCACCGCGTACACGTGGTTGCTCGGCAACGCGCCGATCTCGCTGGTCTCGACGTACGCGTACGTCAACCCGATCGTCGCCGTCATCCTGGGCGTGCTGGTCGTGAACGAGCACGTGACCGTGCAGATCGTGCTCGGCGGCCTGGTGATCCTGATCGGCGTCGCCCTCGTCGTCTCGACCGAGCGGCGCGCGCGGGCCAGGGCGGCTCCCGTGGCCGAGAAGGTCGCCGCCCCGTCCGGCTGA
- a CDS encoding lytic polysaccharide monooxygenase auxiliary activity family 9 protein yields the protein MWSYRVGFVIVVSLPWALVSAGPAGAHGALEDPLSRAAACGAEGPGQAARSAACRAAVRASGGVLTRAWDDLRVANVAGRDRQVIPDGKLCSGGLAAYRGLDLARADWPATTVRPGARFAFKYRGTIPHRGTFRMYVTKQGYDPREPLKWSDLERKPFLTATDPALKDGSYTISGRLPSRSGRHLIYTIWQNSDTPDTYYSCSDVVFRRSSNAAAAAAAVPRARPVAASRQDGVRRKDASWLVGGSVVLAGCAGATGLLIKRRRHRFER from the coding sequence ATGTGGTCGTACCGGGTCGGGTTCGTGATCGTCGTGTCGTTGCCGTGGGCCCTTGTGTCCGCCGGGCCCGCCGGCGCGCACGGCGCGCTGGAGGATCCGCTCAGCCGGGCCGCCGCGTGCGGCGCCGAGGGCCCCGGGCAGGCGGCCCGCTCCGCGGCCTGCCGGGCCGCCGTGCGGGCGAGCGGCGGTGTCCTGACCCGGGCCTGGGACGATCTCCGGGTCGCCAACGTGGCGGGGCGTGACCGCCAGGTGATCCCCGACGGCAAGCTGTGCAGCGGAGGGCTGGCCGCGTACCGGGGGCTCGACCTCGCGCGCGCCGACTGGCCCGCCACCACGGTACGGCCCGGCGCCCGCTTCGCCTTCAAGTACCGGGGCACCATCCCGCACCGGGGGACGTTCCGGATGTACGTCACGAAGCAGGGGTACGATCCCCGCGAGCCCCTGAAGTGGTCCGACCTGGAACGCAAGCCGTTCCTCACGGCCACCGACCCCGCGTTGAAGGACGGGTCGTACACGATCTCGGGGCGGCTGCCCTCCCGGAGCGGCCGGCACCTCATCTACACGATCTGGCAGAACTCCGACACGCCGGACACCTACTACTCCTGCTCGGACGTGGTCTTCCGGCGTTCGTCCAACGCCGCCGCCGCTGCTGCCGCCGTACCGCGGGCCAGGCCCGTGGCGGCGAGCCGGCAGGACGGCGTCCGGCGGAAGGACGCGAGCTGGCTGGTCGGCGGGTCGGTCGTGCTGGCCGGGTGCGCCGGGGCCACGGGCCTGCTCATCAAGCGCCGCCGCCACCGCTTTGAGCGGTGA
- the hisC gene encoding histidinol-phosphate transaminase — MPRFRHILDTMAAYKPGKAVAAPDGRSYKLSSNESPYDPLPSVVEAIAEGARQINRYPDPGSVKLTEAIAERFGVPAEHVALGPGSVTVAQQLFETVGEPGVEVVYAWRSFEAYPLLADLAGVRSVMVPLAGEDHDLDAMAEAINDRTRMVFVCNPNNPTSTAIRRAELESFLDRVPEDVLVVLDEAYREYVRDEDVPDGVTLYRDRPNVAVLRTFSKAYGLAGLRVGYLIAPEPVATAVRKTIIPFAVNHLAQIAALASLQAEDELLERVEAVVKERTRVREALIAQGWTVPPTEANFVWLRLGERTTAFAAACAAQGVAVRPFGEEGVRVSIGSPEANDAFLAAAEEFRR; from the coding sequence ATGCCTCGTTTCCGCCACATCCTGGACACCATGGCCGCCTACAAGCCGGGCAAGGCGGTCGCCGCGCCCGACGGGCGCTCGTACAAGCTGTCCTCCAACGAATCCCCGTACGACCCGCTGCCCTCCGTGGTCGAGGCCATCGCCGAGGGTGCGCGGCAGATCAACCGCTACCCCGACCCCGGCTCCGTCAAGCTGACCGAGGCCATCGCGGAGCGCTTCGGCGTGCCGGCCGAGCACGTCGCGCTCGGCCCCGGGTCCGTGACGGTGGCGCAGCAGCTCTTCGAGACGGTGGGGGAGCCCGGCGTCGAGGTCGTGTACGCGTGGCGGTCGTTCGAGGCGTACCCGCTGCTCGCGGACCTGGCCGGGGTGCGGTCCGTCATGGTGCCGCTGGCGGGCGAGGACCACGACCTGGACGCCATGGCGGAGGCGATCAACGACCGGACCCGCATGGTGTTCGTGTGCAACCCGAACAACCCGACGAGCACCGCCATCCGCCGGGCGGAGCTGGAGTCGTTCCTCGACCGGGTGCCCGAGGACGTGCTGGTGGTGCTGGACGAGGCCTACCGCGAGTACGTGCGCGACGAGGACGTGCCCGACGGCGTCACGCTCTACCGCGACCGGCCGAACGTCGCGGTCCTGCGGACCTTCTCCAAGGCGTACGGGCTGGCGGGGCTGCGTGTCGGTTACCTGATCGCGCCGGAGCCGGTGGCGACGGCGGTGCGCAAGACGATCATCCCGTTCGCGGTTAACCACCTCGCCCAGATCGCCGCCCTCGCCTCGCTGCAGGCCGAGGACGAGCTGCTGGAGCGGGTGGAGGCGGTGGTCAAGGAGCGCACCCGCGTGCGGGAGGCGCTCATCGCGCAGGGCTGGACGGTGCCGCCCACCGAGGCGAACTTCGTCTGGCTCCGCCTCGGTGAGCGCACCACCGCCTTCGCCGCGGCCTGCGCCGCGCAGGGCGTGGCGGTGCGGCCGTTCGGCGAGGAGGGCGTACGGGTGTCGATCGGCTCGCCCGAGGCCAACGACGCGTTCCTGGCCGCGGCGGAGGAGTTCCGCCGGTAG